One Methanohalophilus mahii DSM 5219 genomic window carries:
- a CDS encoding adenylate kinase: MNVVLFGPPGAGKGTQAKELSSYYDIPHISTGDILRANVKQGTELGKKAEHYMNRGELVPDEVLIGIIKNRLAEPDCKKGYLLDGYPRTIPQAEALDGILEEIGMPLDVVLNIDVPDEELVGRLSGRYMCECGESYHVRFNPPQNEGVCDSCGGQLYQREDDREEVIRQRLESYKNKTQPLIDYYANKNLVVHINGEKDINSVFDDIRVVLDKYLN, encoded by the coding sequence ATGAATGTGGTGTTATTTGGGCCACCGGGTGCCGGAAAAGGTACCCAGGCCAAAGAACTTTCCAGTTATTATGATATCCCTCATATCTCTACAGGGGATATCCTCAGGGCCAATGTAAAGCAAGGAACCGAACTGGGCAAAAAGGCGGAACATTACATGAACCGTGGAGAACTTGTGCCTGATGAAGTTCTGATAGGTATTATTAAAAATCGTCTGGCAGAACCTGATTGTAAGAAAGGTTATTTGCTGGATGGTTATCCCCGGACCATACCACAGGCTGAGGCCCTGGATGGTATTCTTGAGGAAATCGGAATGCCACTGGACGTTGTGCTGAATATTGATGTTCCGGACGAAGAACTCGTAGGACGTCTTTCCGGTCGTTACATGTGTGAATGTGGCGAAAGTTATCACGTCAGGTTTAATCCTCCACAAAATGAAGGTGTATGTGATTCCTGTGGAGGACAATTGTACCAGCGTGAAGATGACAGGGAAGAAGTCATTCGCCAGCGTTTGGAATCCTATAAAAATAAGACACAGCCCTTGATAGATTATTATGCTAACAAGAATTTAGTGGTGCATATCAATGGCGAAAAGGATATAAATAGCGTCTTTGATGATATACGCGTTGTCCTTGATAAATATTTGAATTGA
- the secY gene encoding preprotein translocase subunit SecY: MSFKESLEPFFNRLPAVSSPEGHVHFKNKLLWTLGILMLYFALANVPLFGLSSESIDLFDQYRAFFAGASGTLMLLGIGPIVTASIVLQLLTGADIIKLDMSDPRDQAFFQGAQKFLVFIMIVLTALPQIVGGYIQPDASIAASLGVGLGVLTFLIFLQICLGGVLILFMDEIVSKWGIGSGVGLFIVAGVSQQIVTGLINWVPDQSGLPAGIIPKWLYIIQNVGADYLFSGDGFMFILIQGGILALITTVAIFFLVVYAESTRIEIPLAHSSVKGARGRFPVKLIYASVLPMILVRALQANIQLIGLMLAGRGITIFGEYSGSTPINGVMYYLAPINSPYDWIPSLVQETYTGYGVAAPELWQIGLHVFVDAFMLIAGGIIFALFWIETTGMGAKPTAQKVFNSGMQIPGFRRNIGSIEKVMERYIPRVTIIGGALIGALTLVASLLGTIGGAGGTGLLLAVSIVYRLYEDIASEQMMEMHPMMRSFFGKE; the protein is encoded by the coding sequence ATGAGCTTTAAGGAAAGTTTAGAACCGTTTTTTAACAGATTACCTGCTGTGTCAAGTCCGGAAGGGCATGTTCACTTCAAGAATAAACTGCTGTGGACTCTGGGGATCCTCATGCTGTACTTTGCTCTTGCAAATGTACCTCTGTTTGGGCTTTCCTCAGAATCCATTGACCTATTCGACCAATACAGAGCTTTCTTTGCTGGAGCTTCCGGTACTCTGATGCTTCTTGGTATTGGCCCTATTGTTACTGCATCCATTGTTCTTCAGCTTCTCACCGGTGCAGATATTATCAAACTCGATATGTCAGACCCCCGGGATCAAGCTTTTTTCCAGGGTGCTCAAAAGTTTCTCGTATTCATTATGATTGTACTTACTGCACTACCTCAGATTGTTGGAGGTTACATTCAACCTGATGCAAGTATTGCCGCATCTCTGGGAGTGGGTCTGGGAGTACTTACATTCCTGATATTCCTCCAGATATGTTTGGGTGGAGTATTGATCTTATTTATGGACGAAATTGTTTCCAAGTGGGGTATTGGATCCGGTGTAGGACTTTTCATTGTTGCGGGTGTTTCACAGCAGATTGTGACCGGTTTAATTAACTGGGTACCCGATCAATCCGGATTGCCTGCCGGTATTATTCCCAAATGGCTTTATATCATTCAGAATGTAGGAGCAGATTATCTTTTCTCCGGTGATGGTTTCATGTTTATCCTGATACAGGGAGGAATATTGGCGCTTATCACTACAGTTGCAATTTTCTTTTTGGTTGTATATGCAGAAAGTACCCGTATTGAAATTCCTCTTGCACATAGTTCCGTGAAAGGGGCAAGAGGTCGGTTCCCTGTGAAACTGATCTATGCTTCAGTTCTGCCGATGATTCTTGTCAGAGCACTACAGGCAAATATACAGTTAATCGGTCTTATGCTTGCAGGCCGGGGAATTACAATTTTTGGAGAATATTCCGGTTCAACCCCTATCAACGGGGTGATGTATTATCTGGCACCTATTAACAGCCCTTATGACTGGATTCCTTCTTTAGTACAGGAAACATATACAGGTTATGGTGTGGCTGCCCCAGAACTATGGCAGATTGGACTCCATGTATTTGTAGATGCTTTCATGTTGATTGCCGGTGGTATCATATTTGCGCTGTTCTGGATAGAGACTACAGGAATGGGTGCCAAACCAACGGCCCAGAAAGTGTTTAATTCCGGTATGCAGATACCAGGTTTTAGAAGGAACATTGGTAGTATAGAAAAAGTAATGGAGCGCTACATACCAAGAGTTACCATCATAGGTGGTGCACTTATCGGTGCTCTTACATTGGTTGCAAGTTTGCTTGGTACCATTGGTGGTGCCGGGGGTACCGGTCTTCTGTTGGCAGTAAGTATTGTCTACAGGTTGTATGAGGATATAGCTTCTGAACAGATGATGGAAATGCATCCAATGATGCGCTCTTTCTTCGGAAAGGAGTAA
- a CDS encoding uL15m family ribosomal protein has protein sequence MGKTQTKKYRGSRTCGGGTTKNRRGAGNRGGRGRCGEVNHHFVRALQGGYTHGKYGFKRPLKSIHEVSIVNVGELDELADQLVVDGFANVEDGIYKINLADLEIEKVLGSGKVNKKMEITASSFSGSARSKIEEAGGSCVAIKE, from the coding sequence ATGGGTAAAACTCAAACAAAGAAGTATAGGGGTTCCAGGACCTGTGGTGGCGGCACTACCAAAAACAGACGTGGTGCTGGAAACCGCGGTGGACGTGGCAGATGTGGTGAAGTCAATCATCATTTTGTCCGTGCACTTCAGGGTGGTTACACCCACGGTAAATATGGATTCAAACGTCCTTTAAAATCAATTCATGAAGTTTCCATTGTAAATGTAGGTGAACTTGATGAACTTGCAGACCAACTTGTAGTGGATGGTTTTGCAAATGTTGAGGATGGCATATATAAAATCAATCTTGCAGACCTGGAAATTGAAAAAGTTCTGGGCTCAGGAAAGGTTAACAAAAAAATGGAAATTACAGCATCCAGTTTTTCCGGATCTGCCCGATCAAAGATCGAGGAAGCCGGCGGATCATGTGTTGCTATAAAAGAGTAA
- a CDS encoding 50S ribosomal protein L30, producing MYAVIRMRGNVNVRKPIADTLTMLRLNRINHCVILDETPNNNGMIQKVKDYVAYGKIDAQTLTQILANRGKIEGGISLTDEYIAENTDFDSIASFAEAVSEGKASFSAIPGLKPVFRLHPPRKGHSGIKRPIQNGGVLGNHDENINVLLNKMR from the coding sequence ATGTATGCGGTTATAAGAATGCGTGGAAATGTTAATGTCAGGAAACCCATTGCTGATACCTTAACTATGCTTCGCCTGAATCGTATCAATCACTGCGTGATACTCGATGAGACACCCAATAACAATGGTATGATCCAGAAAGTGAAGGACTACGTGGCTTATGGTAAGATCGATGCACAAACCCTTACCCAGATTCTTGCCAACCGTGGTAAAATCGAAGGTGGAATCTCTCTTACCGATGAATACATTGCTGAAAATACAGATTTTGATTCGATTGCTTCTTTTGCAGAAGCCGTTTCCGAAGGCAAAGCCAGTTTTTCCGCAATTCCAGGTCTGAAACCTGTATTCAGGTTACATCCTCCAAGAAAAGGTCATTCAGGTATCAAAAGGCCTATTCAGAATGGTGGGGTACTTGGTAACCATGATGAAAACATCAATGTTCTTCTTAACAAGATGAGGTGA
- a CDS encoding 30S ribosomal protein S5 has protein sequence MAYQYEEDWVPLTRLGSLVAEGQITSMDEAIESGLPIRESNIVDILLPGLEDEVLDINMVQRMTDSGRRVKFRATVIVGNGDGYVGLGQAKDGQVGPAIRKAIRNAKMNITRVKRGCGSWECGCGLPHTVPSEVRGKAGSVNVELKPAPRGLGLAAGDTARKVLEKAGIKDVWTRTEGQTRTTLNFAKATYNALKHTGTIREPLKMECKEA, from the coding sequence ATGGCATATCAATATGAAGAAGATTGGGTTCCCCTCACAAGACTTGGCAGTCTGGTAGCTGAAGGACAGATAACTTCTATGGACGAAGCTATTGAGTCAGGTTTGCCAATCAGGGAATCTAATATTGTGGATATACTGTTACCCGGTCTTGAAGATGAAGTACTTGATATTAATATGGTTCAGAGGATGACTGACTCTGGAAGACGTGTCAAGTTCAGGGCAACAGTTATTGTAGGAAATGGTGACGGGTATGTGGGTCTTGGTCAGGCCAAAGACGGACAGGTTGGACCTGCTATCCGTAAGGCAATTCGCAATGCCAAGATGAACATTACTCGTGTAAAACGTGGCTGCGGTTCCTGGGAATGTGGTTGTGGGCTTCCACATACTGTTCCTTCCGAGGTGCGTGGCAAAGCAGGCAGTGTCAATGTAGAACTGAAACCAGCTCCCAGGGGTCTTGGTCTTGCTGCAGGGGATACTGCAAGGAAAGTGCTTGAAAAGGCCGGTATCAAGGATGTCTGGACAAGGACCGAAGGTCAGACCAGAACTACCCTCAACTTTGCCAAAGCAACATACAATGCTCTCAAGCATACCGGTACAATTAGGGAACCTCTCAAAATGGAATGTAAGGAGGCCTGA
- a CDS encoding 50S ribosomal protein L18, translating into MATGPRYKVPFRRRREGRTDYHQRLRLLLSKENRLVVRKSIRNVRIQLVIPNNEGDETLVSAISGELGKYGYEGSTSNTTAAYLTGLLFGNKALAEGYETGVLDIGLQSPSAGCKVYAALKGAVDSGMDIPHNPAVFPSDERISGEHVAEYLEGSNLPEVFEATKEKILSDFN; encoded by the coding sequence ATGGCAACAGGCCCCCGTTATAAAGTTCCTTTCAGAAGAAGAAGGGAAGGGCGTACTGATTATCACCAACGTCTGAGATTGCTCCTTTCAAAAGAAAATCGTCTTGTTGTTAGGAAAAGTATTAGGAATGTCAGGATACAGCTGGTAATTCCAAATAATGAAGGAGACGAAACTCTTGTCTCCGCAATTTCAGGCGAATTGGGCAAATACGGTTATGAGGGATCTACCAGCAACACCACTGCGGCTTATCTTACAGGCTTGCTTTTTGGAAATAAAGCGCTTGCTGAAGGCTATGAAACAGGTGTGCTGGATATTGGATTACAATCTCCCTCTGCTGGTTGTAAAGTCTATGCAGCTCTTAAAGGTGCAGTGGATTCCGGAATGGATATCCCGCACAATCCTGCTGTATTCCCATCAGATGAGCGCATAAGTGGAGAACATGTGGCAGAATATCTTGAAGGATCAAATCTGCCAGAGGTTTTCGAGGCGACAAAAGAAAAGATCCTTTCGGATTTCAATTAA
- a CDS encoding 50S ribosomal protein L19e: protein MTNLTNQRRIASKVLGCGMNRVWLDPEASEDIAAAITREDIRELVESGNIKSAPVKGVSRGRARARDAKRKYGHRKGHGSRKGKKGARNPRKEQWMKKIRALRRRLKELRDDGALDRPTYCKVYRKAKGGEYRSVAHLEAHLDIGKDE from the coding sequence ATGACAAATCTCACCAACCAGCGCAGGATTGCATCTAAAGTCTTAGGATGCGGAATGAACCGTGTCTGGCTTGACCCCGAAGCATCTGAGGATATCGCTGCTGCGATCACAAGGGAAGATATTCGTGAACTTGTTGAAAGTGGTAATATAAAGTCCGCACCTGTTAAAGGTGTAAGTCGCGGCAGGGCTCGTGCCAGAGATGCCAAGAGGAAATATGGCCACAGAAAGGGTCATGGGTCCAGGAAAGGTAAGAAAGGTGCAAGAAACCCTCGTAAAGAGCAATGGATGAAAAAGATCCGTGCACTTCGCCGCAGGCTCAAAGAACTTCGTGATGATGGTGCACTCGACAGACCCACCTATTGTAAGGTTTACAGGAAAGCCAAAGGTGGAGAATACAGAAGTGTTGCTCATCTTGAAGCTCACCTCGATATCGGAAAAGATGAATGA